A genomic region of Burkholderiales bacterium contains the following coding sequences:
- a CDS encoding SDR family NAD(P)-dependent oxidoreductase, with product IANFDLLYSTNLRAPYLLTQSLLPLMCETLGQIVFINSMACIDAEAGVGQYAATKAGLKAVADSLRQEVASEMRVLTVFLGSTATPMQEAIYKMKGKKYRPGRLIQPADAALTVISTLALPRTAELTELVLRPLIDPGAPSIGTDVHGHSHAG from the coding sequence CGATCGCCAATTTCGATCTCCTGTATTCGACCAATCTGCGTGCGCCGTATTTGCTGACCCAATCCCTGCTGCCGCTGATGTGCGAAACGCTCGGCCAGATCGTGTTCATCAATTCAATGGCGTGTATCGATGCGGAAGCAGGCGTCGGTCAATACGCCGCGACTAAGGCCGGGCTGAAAGCGGTAGCGGACAGCTTGCGCCAGGAAGTTGCGAGCGAAATGCGCGTGCTGACCGTGTTCCTGGGAAGCACCGCAACGCCGATGCAGGAAGCCATTTACAAAATGAAGGGTAAAAAATACCGGCCGGGACGCCTGATACAGCCTGCTGATGCCGCGCTGACGGTCATCAGCACGCTTGCCCTGCCTCGGACGGCCGAACTGACCGAGCTGGTGTTGCGTCCGCTGATCGATCCGGGCGCGCCGTCGATTGGAACCGATGTCCATGGACACAGCCATGCCGGCTAG